The Enhydrobacter sp. sequence GCGCCCTTGCGCCTCTCATGCTCGCCGCCTGCGCCAGCAAGGGCACGCTCGACAATTCGAGCGTCGAGGTCGTGAAGGTCGAAGGCCGGCGCTTCGAGGTGCGGATCGCGCCCACGGCGACGCCCGACGAATACCGGATGATGATCGTGCGGGCCACGCTCGTCATCGAGCCCGATGCCGAGCTCGAGCGCGAGCGGGTGTGGAATGTCGCCCGGCCCTTCATGGCGCGGACCTGCAAGGGCCGGCCCTACAAGGTGCTGGAGGACCGGCTGGTCGATCGCGTGAACTTCTACACGCGCTTTCGCTGCGGCGGCTGAGCCGCCACGGCGCGAAGTCGGATCAGTCGGCCGCCTTGAAGACCTCGATGTCGGCCGTGAACTGCTTGCCCCGGGTCTCGGGGCTCAGCAGGATCGAGATCACGACCACCACCAGCGACGCGATCGTCGCGACCATCATCGGCAGGGCGAAGCCCATGCCGCGCTCGACCGCGAAGTAGCTGATGACCGGCGCCACCAGGCCGCCCCAGATCGCGCCCTGGTGATAGACGAAGCCCGCCGCCGTCGCCCGCACCTCGGTCGGGAAGCGCTCGGTGAGATAGCTCGGGTTCTGGCCGTAGATCGAGCCGCCGAACAATCCCTGGAGGATGAAGCCCAGGATCACGATCGTCGGATTCTGGGTGTAGAGGTAGAGCGGCGTGACGAAGATGGCGATGATCGCCGGCGCGGCGATCGCGGCCCGTCGGCCGTATTTGTCGGAGACCGCACCCCACAGCATGCTGCCGAACAGGACCACGATGTTGGCCCAGAACAGCGGCGTCGCCACCATGAGCGGCGTCCACTGCATCTCCTTCTGGAGGTAGGTCGAGAACAGCGCCCAGATCGAGTAGTAGACGCAGAACGCGGCGGCCATCCACACCACGCCGGTCAGCGTGTTGAAGAGATACTTCGGCTTGAAGATGGTGAACAGCGGCAGCTTCACTTCCTGCTTTTCCGTCGTCTGCTTGTGCTTGTTCTCGGCCCAGACTGGCGGCTCCTTGACGTAGAAGCGGATCCACACGACGGCCAGCGCCGGCACGATGCCGATCCACAGCAGCCCTCGCCAGCCGATGCTGTCGTAGAGGAAGCCGTAGGCGACCGACGACAGGGCGAAGCCGATGCCCCACGAACCTTGCAGGAAGCCGCTCATGAAGCCGCGCGAGCGCGCCGGCCAGGATTCCATCGCGAGCGCGGCGCCGGCCGGCCATTCCGCTCCCATGCCGATACCGAGCAGGGCACGGAAGAAGAAGAGGAAGGCGAAGGTCGGCGAGAAGCCGGCGATGAAGTTGCAGACCGAATACCACAGGATGGAGATCATCAGGGGCTTCTTGCGCCCCATGCGGTCGGCCAGCCAGCCCGAGGCGGTGGCGCCGGCGAGGCGCAGCCACAGGGTGATGGTGAAGACGAACGTGACCTCGGTGATGGGCACGCCGAATTCCTTGCTGATCGGCAGCATGATCA is a genomic window containing:
- a CDS encoding MFS transporter codes for the protein MSAPAASSPASVPWWKEPTRDQWYAYVAAWLGWTLDAFDFTIFLLIMLPISKEFGVPITEVTFVFTITLWLRLAGATASGWLADRMGRKKPLMISILWYSVCNFIAGFSPTFAFLFFFRALLGIGMGAEWPAGAALAMESWPARSRGFMSGFLQGSWGIGFALSSVAYGFLYDSIGWRGLLWIGIVPALAVVWIRFYVKEPPVWAENKHKQTTEKQEVKLPLFTIFKPKYLFNTLTGVVWMAAAFCVYYSIWALFSTYLQKEMQWTPLMVATPLFWANIVVLFGSMLWGAVSDKYGRRAAIAAPAIIAIFVTPLYLYTQNPTIVILGFILQGLFGGSIYGQNPSYLTERFPTEVRATAAGFVYHQGAIWGGLVAPVISYFAVERGMGFALPMMVATIASLVVVVISILLSPETRGKQFTADIEVFKAAD